The nucleotide window TATGTCTAACATTATTGCCATTTAGTTGAAAGTGTTGCTGGAAACACATTGCGTTTTTTAAAAACATATCCGCTTGTAAGCGTAATACAAGATAGTGATTGTATAATTGGATTGAAAGGACAGCAAGTTATTTTCCTTACCTCACAAAAATGGAGGAAGGCTCTGTTCAGTATGGCATGTGACATATCTACTGGACACCGTTGGACAAATTATTCTGCGTACActtaaaaacatatattttaacttcatttaactaggcaagtcagttaaataacaaattcttgttttcaatggcGGTataggaacaggggttaactcaggggttaactgccttgttcaggggcagaacaacagattttaaccttgtcagctcgggaattcgaaCTTCCGGTTACAAGatcaacgctctaaacactaggctacctgcagcgcCGTGCCAATTTGAGTTAGTGTACTGTGCAAAATCAACACAGGAAAGCAGAATTCCAACCCTGGAACTGGAAATTGTGTGTTATGAGAGTGTTAATAGGTATGTATAAATcagacatttttatttaactaggcaagtcagttacaatGATGACCTAACGTTACCACTGATCTTCAATAGCGTAACGTTACTTGGCTACTTGTAACTGAGTGTTTGTTACATTGAACGTACACTATTAGCTAGTTATAGAAATCGTTATCGAACATGCATTCTGTGGTTCCAGGTTCATGTCATGTGTGCGGTAACTGTAGAGGAACCGCGTCAGTTTTGCTAAGGACATTTCGTTCACATTTGAAAACCCTTGTAAATATAGCTAGCTACCTTGTTTTGTAATTGAGCAAAGGGCGCATGCGCGTTAATATGACGTTTCTTTGAACACTTATCTGTATTGTTTGGTGAGCTAAGATTCTTATGCCTAGAGTAATTGCTGGTTGTTAATACAGGTTCAGAGTTTTAATTTATGTTCTCCTCCAAATTTCTAGCATCGTCTATGTTTTGGACTGTGAAAAATAAAATACCAATTAGTAACAGCAGCTTCCCTAATCTAATCTTGTGGTTGTCAAACCTGTTCCATGTATTTGATCTATTCCAGAGTTAGCATACCTGATTGAACTTGTCAACTAATTATCAAGCCCTTGACTAAGTGAATTAGGTGAGCTACttcagggctacaacaaaatTGTGAAACATCTAGGGGTCCCCAAGGAGACGTTTGAGAACCACTGATATAATCAATCTTGTACTTATCCTGGCttgtaatattgtaatattcTCTCTGCCTTTTATTTTCATCAGGAGGAGGATCTGGGTTTGTGGGAAGAGAGCTGACTTGTTTACTCAAGAACAAAGGTCATGAAGTCACAATAATATCTCGACAGCCAGGTCTGGGAAAGATCACATGGGTATGATTATGACCTAATTTTATAGCACTGTCATGGGCAGAACACGCACTGAAATAATTGTAATTCATTTTCCTTTAGTATTATAATACAAGTATTCCTGACTCCTACAGAGTAACCATTCTTCATATTAGCAACCATAAGTGATCTTTGTATGCACGAATGACTATAAGTCACTTTGGagaaaagcatctgctaaatggcatttattattgaAGTTATTATATATTGGAATCTTTCAGGTTGACACCCAAACATAACACATGGTGTCATCTAATAAACAATAATTAAAAAGCTATCTCATGCCCTGTTTGCAGGGTGAATTGGAGTCTGGTGGCCTCCCACCATGTGAGGCTGCTGTCAATCTGTCTGGGGAGAATCTTATGAACCCACTGCGATGGTGAGCAATGGAGCCCTCATTTTAAGCCTTTTCCAAAAATGAAAGCAATTGTCTGAGGATGGTGCTGGAACATcagattttatttgtcacatgtggcAAATGCAACTGTTGTAGACTgacgtgaaatgcttgcttactaGCCATTCCCAACTATACAGAGTAAAATACATGAGGAATAGAATACACAACCATGAAGATGTATACAGAGAGTATGAATAgtagatcaatgtgcaggggtaagagggatttgaggtagatatgtaaataAAGGCAGGATAAAGTGATTaggtatcaggatagataataataagagtaagaataaagaacagagtagcagctgCATATGATGAGTGTGTTGTGTCGGTGCGTATATATATTCTTGTGACTGTGCATAGTCATTGCAAGATAGGGTCAACGTAGAGTCCTTCTAACCATTTAATTAACTgattagcagtcttatggctatttagctgtcttgtggcttgggggtagaagctgtctttgagcctgttggtccgagagCCGATGCTCCGGAACCATTTGCCggatggtagcagagtgaacagtcttcGGCAATTTTTTtgtgctttcctctgacaccacctgataaagaggtcctggatttcagggagctcggccccagtgatgtcctgggccgtctgcaccaccctctgtagtgctttgcggtcgAGGGCGGTGTATTTGCCATACAAAGTGATGATGTAGCGAGTCAATATGCTCtctggtgcaactgtagaacttgAGGATCTGAGGCCCTATCTGACATAAAAAGAAAAGGGGACAGTTTGATGAAAACTTTTAAATACAGGTTAATATCCATCATGGACTGGACTCTTTCCATACcactctttgcctctctctctcttttctttttatGTTTGTCCCTCTCAACCCCACCCCCCCAttggttctccctcctccatgtTGGTACAGGTGGAATGAGGGTTATAGGAAGGATCTGTTCTCCAGTCGGGTTGACACAACCACAATTCTGTCTCAAGCAATTGCTGGGTCCCCCAGTCCCCCTCATGCTTGGGTCCTTGTCACAGGTGTAGGTAAGTATCCTAGGTTCCTTGCATAAAGTTTCAGTGGCACTTAAAGCATCCTTAGATAGTCACAAACAATATTACAATATTTTTACCACAATTGTTGGTTTGTTTTTGTCTCTTCCCCACAGCATGTTATAAACCCAGTCTAACAGCTCAGTACACAGAAGACAGTGAGTGGACGCCATTTGACCTCCTGTCAAGACTGGTGAAGGAATGGGAGTGGGCGGGGCGTCTTCCTGAAAACATTGCACAGAATACCAGACAAGTAGTAATCAGACCAGGTGAGTACTATACATTTattatcagagtgtgtgtgtgttagatacAACTGGACAATGTTAATATGAATACGGTCCATTGAATGAGATGGCAGTCTTTTGTGATTTCACCACTGATACCCCTGCTCTACTGCCTTCCTCCAACAGGGGTAGTACTGGGCCGTGATGGTGGGGCCATGAAGCAGATGATGACTCCTTTCTGGCTAGGCCTTGGAGGCACGTTGGGGTCTGGCAGACAACCATTCCCCTGGATCCATGTCTCTGACCTGGCTGGAATCATCGCTCATGCCCTGGTGCCCTCTCCCGACACCCCCTCCTCTGCTGTCCCTCAAGTGTTTAACGGTGTCGCCCCAGCACTGAACACCAATTACGAGTTCACCAAAGAGCTGGGCCGGGTTCTGAGGAGACCCACTGTCTTCCCTGTGCCTGGATTTGTCATTGATGCCCTAATGGGTTCAGAGAGAGCCATAGTGCTAACCCAGGGTCAGAAAGTAGAACCCAAGAGGACTCTGGAGTCAGGCTTTCAGTACCAGTACCCAGACCTGAGCTCTGCCCTGAAGGAGATTGTTGGGAGCTAGATGTGAAACAGGAGATGTCAAGAGACTGAATGAGATTAGATTTTGTAACGTGAGAGAACTTCACTGATGTGAGCTTTTTTCCCTGAATAAATATGAgatggaccctgtctttcaaaaaaAAAGTGTCCAGTGTCCACTGCAAGAAACGATTATGTACATATATAAAATCTTCTACACGTTAGCCAATATTGCATTCTCAGCCTAGAGGTTTGTGACCTCAGAATGTAATGAGTAACATGATTTGAGCACTTGAACTTCACTGTTTATGAACTTTTATTTACAATATAAATATGTTATTCCCCATTACAGGAAACAACATGCAATTTATGGACCGTGGTGAGCGGAGGGTGGGGTTCTGACCAAAGTATGATGAATGTGTTTGGCACTTATTCACTTAAACACAGGATTTAACAAATCATACACTTTTATTGCCGTGTCCTTGACAGTTATATACTGAACAATGTTCACATTAACAATCTTCACCACATACCCTTTTAGAAGGAGAGTTGCGCTTTAATCAAATGTTGGTGTTTCATGTCATGCCAGTTATCCTCAGCCTGATGATGTCAACCTGTTTTTGATCAGTCTAACAGTTGATTTCACAGCACCAGGAAGAATGACCTTGGAGGGTGTTTCTATCTCGTTAATTCAAAATGGCACTGACTGGTCAGTCTAAATTACTTGAGTCATCCTCTGGCTGAATGATTGGCAGTTGATCTCCCCAATCACTACTCCGGGCACAGCGATATACGTCTCTGTGTGGAAAAGATACAATCAGTCATGTATGCAGTTTAACTTGGACAGTGGAAGTGTAATGATGATAGTTGGAGGATTCAACGTACCTGCCATGTCGATGGGCTGTCACCACAACCCGTTTAATCTCTCCACTAGAGCAGCAGACCTGACAGTGAACGTGTCTCGGCCTGCGCAGCACTGGTGCTGTGAGCCTGGCCCAGTCCAGcccctctccacctgcccattctGTTCTTGACAGAACCAGGTAGCTGAACctctcggtctgtcggtctggAGCCTGTGAAAGAAATAACAGGACTAAGAATAGGACAGGCAAGATTATCTTGCATTCATTGTTGACACCATTGTTGACACATGGTCAAGTATGCCAACAACCAGAAAATACAGTCAGATCCTTCAGAATGATCTCTTACCCCAGGTAAAGGGAGTGGGCTGTAGGCTTGAGAGAAGTTGCAGGGTACTAAGGGCAGTTGGAACAGCTTGGGACAAGGTGATTCATGAGGACACTCAAAAGAAAGcagacaaaaaaaacacatgGGTGAAATAAACTGGCGAATGAGACAATGTATTATAAGGTGGTTCATGTATAATAATgtataataacatactggggcgAACACAGATGGTCTTCTAGGATCATGGGCTGCTCTTTCTTGTTTCTGGGATTAGAGTAATAAAGGCATCATTATACTTTCAATGACTCATGTATTTAGATATTAAAAGCAATTGACTATAGTATATGTTTGAGAGAGTGAAACCTTAAGTAGTATGTCTCTGGCATCCATAAGTATCTGGTGGCCCTCTTTGGTCCCATTTTCTAACAGCACCTACAACAAAAGCAGAGTTCAAAGAAATGAGGTTGGGGTGATTCAAGGTAATATGACTTATTATACAATAGATGGGGTTTGAGGGAACATTTTTACCAACCAGATAAGAGCTGCTCTTTCTCCACAAAGTGAGTATGGCATCTTCCCTCTCCTTTTGACTGGCCAATTCCGACAGAGAAAAGGCCCCCACCACCAGATCAAATTGCACCTGAAAGTATAACACAGCATCATCACTAATGCCATCACATTGTTAGTCTTGCACATAACTAGACACATTGAAGGTAACTAGACTAACCTTAGGGGAGACAGGAAGGAACTGACGGAAGTATACTTGTTTGATGACAGGCTCATCTTTTTCACTGCTGCCTGCTCAACAAAGAACAGCATAATGATTATGTaattctctgtctcgctccctgtaCATTGACATGAATGACTGGAGGTGCATACTGTACCTCTGAGAAGGCGATCTGCTATAGTGTTCATTGCCCCAGAATTGTCAACACACACCATCTCCTTCAACGTATCACCCCAAAATGAGTGTGATGCCCTGGGAAAAAAGGAAGGAGAATCTTAAATGTGAagtctcactacacagacagacaactgAAAATATGTTATTGTTCTGATCCTCACCAGACAGCTGTTCCTAATCCTGAACCAAAGTCCAGGAGAgaatgaggggagaaggagggatctCTTTTCTTTATCTGGAAAGAGTGATGAAAAAAAAGTGAAAGGTCCCACTGGTGGCAAGAGGGATCAAACTGTATATAAAGCATGTTGGTATGTGGTAAGACTGGTTACTTTACTTCATTTAGAACTCTTTTCACTGCAGCGTAGCCACCTGCCAGCTTAGCAACCATGTACACCACACCCAACTCTTCATCATACCtaggacagagacagaagagcagagtgagacagaaagatTAATTTACATGCTACTTTAAGCTTACCATGCAGAGATGTACATAGTTGAGGAAAACACACATAGCTACCTCATAGGGGACCAGTGGTATGTTATCTTCCTGAGATCGGAGAGCACTTTCTTTGTGATTTGGGTCTTCAGCAGTTGAAGATCTACATCTTAAATAAAAACAGACGTTAATTTCACATTACCACATGTTCTCCATCTTGTGTCCAATTGAGCAAGACACTTCCCTGGAAATTGTTCATCCAGTTCACCTTTCCGTCACTCCCAACATTCCATATCGccaatctctccccctctctttcttttaaCATCCATTTGTATTAAGTCTGTCACCTCCACCCTTCTCTTTTGTCTTCTCCCACAGATTCTTCTCCAGGGCCATGGCTCTTTCCCTTAGTGTTACATCCTCAGGTGCTCTTTTCCTGCTCCACAGGAAGTTGGTGAGACTGCGTGCTTTGTCAACCAACCCACTCACTTCTGTGCCTGCAAGTT belongs to Oncorhynchus gorbuscha isolate QuinsamMale2020 ecotype Even-year linkage group LG22, OgorEven_v1.0, whole genome shotgun sequence and includes:
- the mettl17 gene encoding methyltransferase-like protein 17, mitochondrial isoform X4, with product MAFRAYGARVLYQRVVAVRVMYRALSAEVHPQSHADFLKGAPHRKHPGVTNLKTLRLPDELQKAAQAIIHGTEVSGLVDKARSLTNFLWSRKRAPEDVTLRERAMALEKNLWEKTKEKGGDVDLQLLKTQITKKVLSDLRKITYHWSPMRYDEELGVVYMVAKLAGGYAAVKRVLNEIKKRDPSFSPHSLLDFGSGLGTAVWASHSFWGDTLKEMVCVDNSGAMNTIADRLLRGSSEKDEPVIKQVYFRQFLPVSPKVQFDLVVGAFSLSELASQKEREDAILTLWRKSSSYLVLLENGTKEGHQILMDARDILLKKQERAAHDPRRPSVFAPCPHESPCPKLFQLPLVPCNFSQAYSPLPLPGAPDRQTERFSYLVLSRTEWAGGEGLDWARLTAPVLRRPRHVHCQVCCSSGEIKRVVVTAHRHGRDVYRCARSSDWGDQLPIIQPEDDSSNLD
- the mettl17 gene encoding methyltransferase-like protein 17, mitochondrial isoform X3, with the translated sequence MAFRAYGARVLYQRVVAVRALSAEVHPQSHADFLKGAPHRKHPGVTNLKTLRLPDELQKAAQAIIHGTEVSGLVDKARSLTNFLWSRKRAPEDVTLRERAMALEKNLWEKTKEKGGDVDLQLLKTQITKKVLSDLRKITYHWSPMRYDEELGVVYMVAKLAGGYAAVKRVLNEIKKRDPSFSPHSLLDFGSGLGTAVWASHSFWGDTLKEMVCVDNSGAMNTIADRLLRGSSEKDEPVIKQVYFRQFLPVSPKVQFDLVVGAFSLSELASQKEREDAILTLWRKSSSYLVLLENGTKEGHQILMDARDILLKKQERAAHDPRRPSVFAPVCYYTLLYMNHLIIHCLIRQFISPMCFFCLLSFECPHESPCPKLFQLPLVPCNFSQAYSPLPLPGAPDRQTERFSYLVLSRTEWAGGEGLDWARLTAPVLRRPRHVHCQVCCSSGEIKRVVVTAHRHGRDVYRCARSSDWGDQLPIIQPEDDSSNLD
- the mettl17 gene encoding methyltransferase-like protein 17, mitochondrial isoform X2 gives rise to the protein MAFRAYGARVLYQRVVAVRVMYRALSAEVHPQSHADFLKGAPHRKHPGVTNLKTLRLPDELQKAAQAIIHGTEVSGLVDKARSLTNFLWSRKRAPEDVTLRERAMALEKNLWEKTKEKGGDLQLLKTQITKKVLSDLRKITYHWSPMRYDEELGVVYMVAKLAGGYAAVKRVLNEIKKRDPSFSPHSLLDFGSGLGTAVWASHSFWGDTLKEMVCVDNSGAMNTIADRLLRGSSEKDEPVIKQVYFRQFLPVSPKVQFDLVVGAFSLSELASQKEREDAILTLWRKSSSYLVLLENGTKEGHQILMDARDILLKKQERAAHDPRRPSVFAPVCYYTLLYMNHLIIHCLIRQFISPMCFFCLLSFECPHESPCPKLFQLPLVPCNFSQAYSPLPLPGAPDRQTERFSYLVLSRTEWAGGEGLDWARLTAPVLRRPRHVHCQVCCSSGEIKRVVVTAHRHGRDVYRCARSSDWGDQLPIIQPEDDSSNLD
- the sdr39u1 gene encoding epimerase family protein SDR39U1; the encoded protein is MRVLIGGGSGFVGRELTCLLKNKGHEVTIISRQPGLGKITWGELESGGLPPCEAAVNLSGENLMNPLRWWNEGYRKDLFSSRVDTTTILSQAIAGSPSPPHAWVLVTGVACYKPSLTAQYTEDSEWTPFDLLSRLVKEWEWAGRLPENIAQNTRQVVIRPGVVLGRDGGAMKQMMTPFWLGLGGTLGSGRQPFPWIHVSDLAGIIAHALVPSPDTPSSAVPQVFNGVAPALNTNYEFTKELGRVLRRPTVFPVPGFVIDALMGSERAIVLTQGQKVEPKRTLESGFQYQYPDLSSALKEIVGS
- the mettl17 gene encoding methyltransferase-like protein 17, mitochondrial isoform X1, with the translated sequence MAFRAYGARVLYQRVVAVRVMYRALSAEVHPQSHADFLKGAPHRKHPGVTNLKTLRLPDELQKAAQAIIHGTEVSGLVDKARSLTNFLWSRKRAPEDVTLRERAMALEKNLWEKTKEKGGDVDLQLLKTQITKKVLSDLRKITYHWSPMRYDEELGVVYMVAKLAGGYAAVKRVLNEIKKRDPSFSPHSLLDFGSGLGTAVWASHSFWGDTLKEMVCVDNSGAMNTIADRLLRGSSEKDEPVIKQVYFRQFLPVSPKVQFDLVVGAFSLSELASQKEREDAILTLWRKSSSYLVLLENGTKEGHQILMDARDILLKKQERAAHDPRRPSVFAPVCYYTLLYMNHLIIHCLIRQFISPMCFFCLLSFECPHESPCPKLFQLPLVPCNFSQAYSPLPLPGAPDRQTERFSYLVLSRTEWAGGEGLDWARLTAPVLRRPRHVHCQVCCSSGEIKRVVVTAHRHGRDVYRCARSSDWGDQLPIIQPEDDSSNLD